The DNA region AGTGCGGCGCAGCGGCGAAAGTGAGCTGGTTCCTGTGGCCGGCCTGACGGAGCGGGTCAAAGAGTGGCTTATGCAGCTATAACAAATATGGCGCCGGACACAATAGTCATCCTTTCGGTGAGCGCCGGTACCGGCCACATGCAGGCGGCGCGGGCGGTAGAACTGGCCGTGCGGGAGAAGTTGCCCGCCACCCGGGTGGTGACCCTGGACACATTCAAGTACACCACCCCCCTGCTGGAGAAGTTGATCCTGGGCACCTACATGGAAATGCTCAAGGTGACACCGCAGCTATACGGTTATCTCTACCAGCAAGCAGAGCGGGGTCGGTTGCTGGCCGGAGCGGCCAAGCAGGAATTCAACCGTTTGTTAAACAGGTTTACGGCCGGCAAGCTGATCAGTTTGATTGAGAGTTTAAAGCCCGGCATCATCCTGTGCACACATCCGTTTCCCCTGGGTGTTATGGATTCTTTGCGGGCGGCCGGTAAGCTCTCTGATTGTTTGCTGGCCGGGGTCATTACTGACTATACGGTACACGCTTACTGGGTTTTTGAGCACGTGGACATGTACATTGTGGGGGCGCCCGAGTTGGTGGAGGAGTTCGCCGCTTTCGGTATTGACAGCCGGGTGGTACAACCGGTAGGCATTCCTGTACTGCCGGCATTTGCCCATTTGCCGGACAAATTGGCAGCCAGGGCGGCACTGGGGTTAAGTACCGGGTTGCCGGTTATGCTGCTCATGGGTGGTGGCCTGGGTATGGGTGCTTTGAGCGAAGTGGCCACCTTGCTGGGCAACGCAGATTTACCCTGCCAGATAGTTTGTATCGCGGGCCGTAATGTGGCGCTGGAGGAAAAAATCTCCCATCTGGCGGCCGGCTTTCGCCAGCCGACGCGCGTGGTCGGTTATACCGACCAGGTGCCACTTTTCATGGCGGCCAGCGATATATTAATCAGCAAAGCGGGTGGGCTCACCTGTGCCGAGGCGCTGGCCAGCGGTTTGCCCATGGTTGTGGTCAGCCCTCTGCCGGGACAGGAAGAGCGCAATGTGCAGTTTTTGGCTACTGTTGGTGCGGCCGTGCATATCAAAAAATTAAGCCACCTCCTGCCCGTGCTGCAGGATATCTTCCGGGTGCCCGATCGTCTGGCGCGTATGGCGGATGTAGCCAGGCGATACGGCCGTCCCCGGGCGGCTTATGATGGCGTGGAGTGCTTGCTGAAAGGTTATGCCGCCAGGAAGAGTATTGTCCGGTAAAGAGCAGGCGCGGGGTCAGGTTGCCGGTTGGTCGGGAGGGAAGGCGGTTGCTCAGTCAGTGGGATATTATCATCCGTCTGGTGCTGGCGGTTGTCCTGGGCGGGATGATCGGTCTGGAACGGGAACGCCTGCATGTGGGTTTCCGCACCTATTCGGCGGGCTTTCGCACCCATATTCTGGTTTGCCTGGGGGCGGCTCTGGCCATGGTGGTCTCGGTACAAATCCATTATGAGTTCCGCGGCGACGCGGCGCGCATTGCCGCCCAGGTAGTGAGCGGTATCGGTTTTCTGGGGGCGGGGGCCATCCTGCGGGAAGGCTTTGTGGTGCGCGGTTTGACTACTGCGGCCAGCCTCTGGGTGGCGGCCAGTATCGGCCTGGCGGTAGGTGGCGGCTATTACCTGGCTGCCACTTTGGGTACGCTTTTGGTGTTGTTTGCTCTGGTCATTCTGGGTACTATTGAGGACTATGTGCGCGGCAAGCGCCACCAGGGCAGATTGCGGGTGATGCTGGAAAACGATCCGGCTGCCGTGCAGAGGGTGGGTGAGTTGTTGGAGGCAATGGGTGCAACAGTCCGCCATCTGGAAATTCAGCGCGTCAGCGCGGATTATCAGATGCTGGTACTGGCCCTGCGCCTGCCCGCCGGTATAAATAGAATCGAATTGCTTAACCGCCTGGCCGGTCTGGAGGGCGTTTGTCGGGTGGAGCACCTCAATGATTAGGCTGCACTTGCCAACGCCGGCTTGCTATTTGGGTTCTGGTATGTTATACTACTCATGGTTTGTGCAAACTGGCGGAAGTTTGGTCTTACGGCAAAGGAGTGGGTAATCCCCACTCTTTCGTCTTATACTAAATAAAAATTTCAGCCAGTCAGGAGGAAGTTAAATGTCGAAAAACAGGGTCGCCGATCTGGTCGGGGAACTGGCCGCGGGGCCGGCAGCACAACTGGGGTTGGAGGTGGTGGATGTCGAGTTTGTAAAGGAAGGGGCGCACTGGTTTTTGCGCATCTTTATTGATAAGCCCGGGGGGGTAACCCTGGACGATTGTCAGGCGTTTTCCCGTTTAATAGACCCCATGCTGGATGAGGCCGATCCGGTGCCCCACGCTTACCACCTGCAGGTTTCTTCGCCCGGATTGGACCGGCCCTTGAAGAAAGAAGCCGATTTTCACCGTTTTGCCGGGCGAATGGTGAAAATTAGCACCTTTGGGCAACTGGCGGGTAGCAAAAAATTCACCGGTCGTCTATTGGGGATGGATGGGCAGGATGTGTTGCTGGAAACCGAGGGCGGGGTAGTAAGGCTACCCTGGCAGCAGATTGCCTCCACCCGGCTGGTACCAGAATTCTAACCCGACAGGGGAGGATACAGTTACAAATGAATAGTGAGTTTTTGGAAGCGCTGAGTGATCTGGAAAAGGAAAAAGGTATCTCCAAGGATATTTTGCTGGAGGCCATTGAACAGGCCCTGCTTTCAGCTTACAAACGCAACTACGGCACTGCGCAGGCCCGGGTGCATATTGATCGCCTGACGGGTGTATTTAAAGTATATGCTGTGCGCAATGTGGTGGAAGAGGTTACCGACCCCCGGCAGGAGATCTCCCTGGCGGAGGCCCGGGCCATTGACCCGCGTTATGATATTGGCGATATGGTGGAGTTTGAGGTTACACCGCGGGATTTTGGCCGCATCGCCGCTCAGACGGCCAAACAGGTGGTGGTGCAGCGCATTCGGGAAGCCGAACGCAACATTATTTACGAGGAATATGCCAGCCGGGAAGGCGACATCATTTACGGCATGATCCAGCGGGTGGAGCAAAAGAACGTTTATATCGAGCTGGGTAAGACCGAGGCCATTTTATCCCAGAACGAACAGATGCCCGGCGAGGTTTACAAACCGGGCCAGAAGATCCGGGCATATATAGTGGAGGTAAGAAAAACCACCAAGGGGCCGCAAATCCTGGTGTCGCGCACCCATCCCGGTTTGCTCAAGCGCCTTCTGGAGATGGAAGTGCCGGAACTGCAGAGCGGAGAAGTGGAACTGGTGTCCATTGCCCGGGAGGCCGGGTATCGCTCCAAGATTGCCGTTTATTCCCGCGATCCCAATATAGACCCGGTGGGGGCGTGTGTGGGGCCCCGGGGGGTGCGGGTGCAAAACATTGTGCAGGAACTGAACGGGGAAAAGATTGATATCATCAAGTGGGACCCCGACTCCTCCAAGTTCATTGCCGCCGCATTGAGTCCGGCCAAGGTGGTGGCGGTGGAGGTCTGGGAGGAAGAAAAAATCGCCCGGGTAATTGTGCCCGATTATCAGCTCTCCCTGGCCATTGGTAAGGAAGGGCAAAATGCCCGGCTGGCAGCTAAACTGACTGGCTGGAAAATTGATATCAAGAGCGAGTCGCAAATGGAGCAAATCTACAAAGAAGAGGGATACGGAGACTATTACGAGCAGGACTATGCCGAATAGGAGGCTGGGAGCAGATGCCCCGGGTGAAGAAGATTCCCCAGCGGATGTGTGTGGGCTGTCAGGAAATGAAAAATAAAAAAGAGCTCATCCGGGTTGTCCGCACGCCGGAAGGCCGGGTGGAGATAGACCCGACCGGTAAGCGCTCCGGCAGGGGGGCATATGTTTGTCCCAACAGGGAATGCCTGCAAAAAGCAATTAAAGCCCGCCGCCTGGAAAAATCGCTCCGGCACAGCATTGATCCCGAGCTAACAGCCAGGCTGATGCAGGAGATAGGAACAAATGAATAAGAATATGCTGGGTTTGCTGGGGCTGGCCCGGCGAGCGGGCCATCTGGTGAGCGGCGATTCCTGTGTCCGGCAGGCGCTCGGGAAAAAGCAGGTTCGTTTGCTGGTGGTAGCGGCCGATGCGGCACCGCGGACCAAGAAAATATACCGGCAGCTGGCGCAGCAGATGCAGATTCCCCTGCTGGAATTAGCGGCGCGGGAGGAACTGGGCGCGTTGCTGGGTATGACGCCACGGGCGGTAATTGCTGTTAAATGTGAAAAACTGGCCGGCAGGCTGCTGGAGTACTACCAGGCAGAAAGAAGCGACCAGCCGGAGGATTGATTTCGGAGGTGATTGAATGGTCAAAAAGAGGGTTTTTGAACTGGCCAGGGAGTTGAATGTGGAAAATAAAGCGATTATGAATAAACTCAAGCAGCTGGGCCGGGAAGTGAAATCACACATGAGCACTCTGGAAGACAACGAGGTCGAACTGTTGATGAAGGAATTCAGTATGCGCCCGGCTGATGCCGGGCAGAAAAATGTGGTAGAAAAAAGCGGGCCGGCTGCAGCGGAAAAAGAAGCATCCGGCCCGGTGGAAAGACCCGAGCCGGCTAAAAAAACATCTGCCGCTGTTGCACCGCCAGCCAGGCCACCGGCAACCGGCGGAGGAGGCGGCCGGCGTCACGACCGCGGCCCGGGACTGGTGGACAGGGTTCCTGCCCGGCCCCCCGACCGGCGTTTTGACGAGCGGGAAAAGAATAAAAAGCCGCCCCAACCTGTGGATAGACAGGTGGCGGGGCAGAGAAAAGAACAAACCGGCCAGCCGGGTCAGGCGGCCCAGAACAGGCAGCAGGCTCAGCCCGGTCAGACCGGGCAGGGTCAGCCGGTCCGGCAGGGGCAGGGCCAACCGGGTCGTCAGGGGCAGGTTCAGGTAAGCGGCCAGGGCCAACCGGCCGGGCAGGGACAGCGGCGTGACCGTGGTCCTGGCGGCAAGCCCAGAAGACCGGAAGGGCAGCGTCCGGCCCAGGGAGATAAACCCAATCGCCCGCCCCAGCAACAGCAGCGGGACAGGGGGCCCAGGCCGGCAGAGAAGACGGCCGGAGATGGTACGGCGGTATCTGCAGCTGCCCGGGCTGCCCGTAATGAGCTTAAAGTGCCCAAAGTGCCGGAGCAGGTGAAGGCCCTGGATAAAGCTAAAGCGGCGGAGAAAAGCCGGGGCAGGGCCCAGCAGAACCAGCCCAAGGCTCAGCCGGCCAAGGGGCGGGATCGCCTGCTGGACGCAGAAGAAAACGAACTGGAAAAGAAACTGCGGGCCAGACAGGCGGGCCGGAAAAAACAGCAAAAACAGGAAGAAACAAAACCTGCTGTTGTGGAGAAAAAGCCGCTGGTGATTGGTGAAACGGTTACAGTGCAGGAACTGGCGGAAAAAATGAAGAAAAGCGCTGCCGAATTGATCAAGCGCCTGATGATGCTGGGCGTGCTGGCCACCATCAACCAGGAGATTGATGCGGATACCGCCACCATTTTGGCCAATGAGATGGGCTATGAAGTGGAAGTAAAGGTGCAGCTGGATGCGGAAGCCCTGCTGGAGCAGGAAGTGGTTGACGACCCTGCCTCTTTGAAACCGCGCCCCTGTGTGGTGACCGTGATGGGCCATGTGGACCACGGCAAAACCTCGCTTCTGGATGCCATCCGCCAGACCAATGTGATCGCCACCGAGGCCGGGGGTATCACCCAGCACATCGGGGCTTACCAGGTGGAGCACAACGGGAAAAAGATCACCTTTTTGGACACACCGGGCCATGAAGCCTTTACGGCCATGCGGGCGCGGGGGGCCAAAGTTACCGACATCGCTATTCTGGTTGTGGCAGCGGACGACGGCGTGATGCCCCAGACCGTGGAGGCCATCAACCACGCCAAGGCGGCCGAAGTACCTATCATAGTGGCTATTAACAAGATGGATAAGCCCGACGCCCAGCCCGACCGGGTGAAACAACAGCTTACCGAGCATGGTCTGGTCAGTGAAGAGTGGGGTGGCGACACCATTTGTGTGCCGGTGAGCGCCAAATCCAAACAGGGAATTGATGAATTGCTGGAGATGATCCTGCTGGTGGCCGAAATGGGCGAACTGAAGGCCAACCCCGACCGGCCGGCCCGCGGTACGGTGATTGAAGCCAAGCTGGATAAAGGGCGCGGTCCGGTAGCTACCGTGCTGGTGCAGAATGGAACCTTGCAGGTGGGGGATAATATTGTCGCCGGTTCGGCTTACGGTAAGGTGCGGGCCATGCTGGACGACAAAGGCCGCCGGGTGAAAAAGGCACCACCTTCCATGCCGGTGGAAGTGCTGGGCTTTCATGAGGTGCCCCAGGCTGGCGATGCTTTTTACGTCACCCCGGACGAAAAGACGGCCCGCCAGGTGGCCGAGAAACGTCAGCTGCGCAAGCGCCAGGAAGAACTTAAGCAGACCTCCCGCGTTTCGCTGGATGACTTGTTCAAGCACATCAAGGAAGGCCAGGTTAAAGAGCTCAACTTGATTGTCAAGGCCGACGTGCAGGGTTCGGTAGAGGCGCTGCGCCAGGCGCTGGAGCGCTTGTCCAATGAAGAAGTCAAGGTTAAGATTATCCATGGCGGGGTAGGAGCCATCAACGAGAGCGATATCATGCTGGCCTCGGCGTCCAACGCCATTATCATTGGCTTTAACGTGCGTCCCGATGTCAATGCCCGCCGGGCGGCCGAGACCGAAAAAATTGATATCCGCCTCTATCGCGTTATCTACGATGCCATTGAAGATGTCAAAGCGGCCATGAGCGGCCTCCTGGAGCCCGAATATCGCGAAGTGGCGTTGGGACGCGTAGAAGTGCGCAAGGTCTACAAGGTTTCCAAAGTCGGCACCATTGCCGGTTGCTATGTGCTGGAGGGCAAAGTGGTGCGGGATGCCAGCGTGCGCCTGGTGCGGGACGGTGTGGTCATCTATGAGGGGCAGCTGGCCTCGCTTAAACGCTTTAAAGACGATGTGCGCGAAGTGGTGCAGGGTTATGAATGCGGCATCATGCTGGATAACTGGAACGACATTCAGGAGAACGACATTATAGAAGCTTACACTATGGAAGCGGTGAAACGCGAGCTGGCATAGGAGGTGGATTTTATGTCCCACCGGCCGGGCAGGTTGGCTGAAGCAATCAAGCAAGAAGTAGCACAGATGATCCGGGAAGAATTGAAAGATCCGCGCCTGGGTTTTGCTACCGTCACCCGGGTGGAGGTGAGCCAGGATCTGCGGTACGCCAAAATATTTATCAGCGTGCTGGGTGATGAAGAACAGCAGTCGTCCTCCATCAAAGCCCTGGAGCGGGCGGCCGGCTTTGTCAGAAGTGAGCTGGGCCGGCGGATCAGGCTGCGCTACACACCGGAGATTGTCTTCAAGTTGGACCAGTCCATTGCGCAGGGCAGCCGGGTACTGCAACTGCTGAACAAGGTGATGGATGGGAGCGAAAGCGATGACCAGTCTTGAAGCAGTGGCTGCCAGTTTGCAAAATGCGCAAAAAATCTTTTTGAGCGGTCACATTATGCCCGATGGAGATAGCCTGGGCAGTGTGCTGGCCCTGGGCCTGGCTCTGCAGCAAATGGGAAA from Desulfurispora thermophila DSM 16022 includes:
- a CDS encoding MGDG synthase family glycosyltransferase gives rise to the protein MAYAAITNMAPDTIVILSVSAGTGHMQAARAVELAVREKLPATRVVTLDTFKYTTPLLEKLILGTYMEMLKVTPQLYGYLYQQAERGRLLAGAAKQEFNRLLNRFTAGKLISLIESLKPGIILCTHPFPLGVMDSLRAAGKLSDCLLAGVITDYTVHAYWVFEHVDMYIVGAPELVEEFAAFGIDSRVVQPVGIPVLPAFAHLPDKLAARAALGLSTGLPVMLLMGGGLGMGALSEVATLLGNADLPCQIVCIAGRNVALEEKISHLAAGFRQPTRVVGYTDQVPLFMAASDILISKAGGLTCAEALASGLPMVVVSPLPGQEERNVQFLATVGAAVHIKKLSHLLPVLQDIFRVPDRLARMADVARRYGRPRAAYDGVECLLKGYAARKSIVR
- a CDS encoding MgtC/SapB family protein, with protein sequence MLSQWDIIIRLVLAVVLGGMIGLERERLHVGFRTYSAGFRTHILVCLGAALAMVVSVQIHYEFRGDAARIAAQVVSGIGFLGAGAILREGFVVRGLTTAASLWVAASIGLAVGGGYYLAATLGTLLVLFALVILGTIEDYVRGKRHQGRLRVMLENDPAAVQRVGELLEAMGATVRHLEIQRVSADYQMLVLALRLPAGINRIELLNRLAGLEGVCRVEHLND
- the rimP gene encoding ribosome maturation factor RimP; this encodes MSKNRVADLVGELAAGPAAQLGLEVVDVEFVKEGAHWFLRIFIDKPGGVTLDDCQAFSRLIDPMLDEADPVPHAYHLQVSSPGLDRPLKKEADFHRFAGRMVKISTFGQLAGSKKFTGRLLGMDGQDVLLETEGGVVRLPWQQIASTRLVPEF
- the nusA gene encoding transcription termination factor NusA is translated as MNSEFLEALSDLEKEKGISKDILLEAIEQALLSAYKRNYGTAQARVHIDRLTGVFKVYAVRNVVEEVTDPRQEISLAEARAIDPRYDIGDMVEFEVTPRDFGRIAAQTAKQVVVQRIREAERNIIYEEYASREGDIIYGMIQRVEQKNVYIELGKTEAILSQNEQMPGEVYKPGQKIRAYIVEVRKTTKGPQILVSRTHPGLLKRLLEMEVPELQSGEVELVSIAREAGYRSKIAVYSRDPNIDPVGACVGPRGVRVQNIVQELNGEKIDIIKWDPDSSKFIAAALSPAKVVAVEVWEEEKIARVIVPDYQLSLAIGKEGQNARLAAKLTGWKIDIKSESQMEQIYKEEGYGDYYEQDYAE
- the rnpM gene encoding RNase P modulator RnpM, which gives rise to MPRVKKIPQRMCVGCQEMKNKKELIRVVRTPEGRVEIDPTGKRSGRGAYVCPNRECLQKAIKARRLEKSLRHSIDPELTARLMQEIGTNE
- a CDS encoding L7Ae/L30e/S12e/Gadd45 family ribosomal protein codes for the protein MNKNMLGLLGLARRAGHLVSGDSCVRQALGKKQVRLLVVAADAAPRTKKIYRQLAQQMQIPLLELAAREELGALLGMTPRAVIAVKCEKLAGRLLEYYQAERSDQPED
- the infB gene encoding translation initiation factor IF-2 codes for the protein MVKKRVFELARELNVENKAIMNKLKQLGREVKSHMSTLEDNEVELLMKEFSMRPADAGQKNVVEKSGPAAAEKEASGPVERPEPAKKTSAAVAPPARPPATGGGGGRRHDRGPGLVDRVPARPPDRRFDEREKNKKPPQPVDRQVAGQRKEQTGQPGQAAQNRQQAQPGQTGQGQPVRQGQGQPGRQGQVQVSGQGQPAGQGQRRDRGPGGKPRRPEGQRPAQGDKPNRPPQQQQRDRGPRPAEKTAGDGTAVSAAARAARNELKVPKVPEQVKALDKAKAAEKSRGRAQQNQPKAQPAKGRDRLLDAEENELEKKLRARQAGRKKQQKQEETKPAVVEKKPLVIGETVTVQELAEKMKKSAAELIKRLMMLGVLATINQEIDADTATILANEMGYEVEVKVQLDAEALLEQEVVDDPASLKPRPCVVTVMGHVDHGKTSLLDAIRQTNVIATEAGGITQHIGAYQVEHNGKKITFLDTPGHEAFTAMRARGAKVTDIAILVVAADDGVMPQTVEAINHAKAAEVPIIVAINKMDKPDAQPDRVKQQLTEHGLVSEEWGGDTICVPVSAKSKQGIDELLEMILLVAEMGELKANPDRPARGTVIEAKLDKGRGPVATVLVQNGTLQVGDNIVAGSAYGKVRAMLDDKGRRVKKAPPSMPVEVLGFHEVPQAGDAFYVTPDEKTARQVAEKRQLRKRQEELKQTSRVSLDDLFKHIKEGQVKELNLIVKADVQGSVEALRQALERLSNEEVKVKIIHGGVGAINESDIMLASASNAIIIGFNVRPDVNARRAAETEKIDIRLYRVIYDAIEDVKAAMSGLLEPEYREVALGRVEVRKVYKVSKVGTIAGCYVLEGKVVRDASVRLVRDGVVIYEGQLASLKRFKDDVREVVQGYECGIMLDNWNDIQENDIIEAYTMEAVKRELA
- the rbfA gene encoding 30S ribosome-binding factor RbfA — encoded protein: MSHRPGRLAEAIKQEVAQMIREELKDPRLGFATVTRVEVSQDLRYAKIFISVLGDEEQQSSSIKALERAAGFVRSELGRRIRLRYTPEIVFKLDQSIAQGSRVLQLLNKVMDGSESDDQS